Proteins from one Naumovozyma castellii chromosome 3, complete genome genomic window:
- the UBX4 gene encoding Ubx4p (ancestral locus Anc_2.638), whose protein sequence is MPSIAVHYNFSTFRVKTTPNSNLQDALRQSLAHFHLEDTPNKKWILVHNKKKIALDLPGRFLNLPNGANLDLIPEELSKNKEELGKLLKIRFQIVGRGAVIANVRSNGKMVDILAQLNLGVSLKGCTLKFFSKSLQYEQLDDSTTLESLGIDDQSSIKIILAEQQKQEETKESTSGEEEKEDVDVEYQEDENGQTKTSPAEQDTTIDTISADVQMHMITTYKPTEVSLATQLEEEEEVEFEMTIDQARRYQNILSKQTGNLNGPLLTKRLREKSEKEHSLKRTPPKVCTLRIRFPDRTHIEATFNADDTMVSVYNLVSNALLQDDIEFTLNQSYPYTALNRDESKLVNDLKFGKKNLLVFSTDKQLDQYLKDEFLSKAKDLSEADDVKLDRETAMNNARKQGTHKEEQPSTPGSSKNKTSFKKVPKWLKLSKK, encoded by the coding sequence ATGCCATCTATTGCTGTGCATTACAACTTCTCTACATTTAGGGTGAAGACAACTCCAAACTCTAACCTACAGGATGCATTGAGACAGTCGTTAGCGCATTTTCATTTAGAAGATACTCCCAACAAAAAGTGGATTTTAGTGCataataagaagaaaatagCTTTGGATCTACCAGGACGATTTTTAAACTTACCTAATGGTGCTAATCTTGATCTGATACCAGAAGAACTTTCAAAGAACAAGGAAGAATTGGGAAAACTGTTGAAGATTAGATTCCAGATTGTTGGAAGAGGTGCCGTTATAGCAAATGTAAGGTCTAATGGGAAGATGGTAGATATACTGGCGCAGTTGAATTTGGGTGTCTCACTTAAAGGTTGTaccttgaaatttttttccaagtCCCTACAATACGAACAGTTGGACGATTCGACGACTTTGGAATCTTTAGGAATTGATGACCAAAGTTCCATTAAAATCATATTAGCCGAACAACAGAAACAGGAAGAGACCAAAGAGTCAACTAGTGGTGAGgaggaaaaggaagatgTAGACGTGGAATATcaggaagatgaaaatggcCAAACTAAAACTTCTCCGGCAGAGCAGGATACAACCATCGATACAATATCAGCGGATGTGCAAATGCACATGATTACAACTTATAAGCCGACAGAGGTTTCGTTGGCCACACAATTagaagaggaggaggaagTAGAATTTGAAATGACCATAGATCAGGCCAGGCgatatcaaaatattctctCCAAACAAACGGGAAATTTAAATGGACCGTTATTAACTAAAAGGTTAAGAGAAAAGAGTGAGAAAGAGCATTCACTTAAGAGAACTCCACCAAAAGTATGCACTTTAAGGATTAGATTTCCAGATAGAACACATATCGAAGCTACATTTAACGCTGATGATACAATGGTTAGTGTTTATAATTTGGTATCAAATGCTTTACTGCAAGATGATATAGAATTTACTTTAAACCAGTCCTACCCATATACTGCATTAAATCGTGATGAATCTAAGCTAGTAAATGACTTAAAATTTGGtaagaaaaatttgttaGTTTTTAGCACTGACAAACAGCTTGATCAATACTTGAAGGATGAGTTTTTAAGCAAAGCAAAAGATTTAAGTGAGGCTGATGATGTGAAACTCGATAGGGAAACGGCAATGAATAACGCAAGAAAGCAAGGAACGCATAAGGAAGAACAACCCTCTACGCCTGGATCTAgtaaaaataaaacttcATTCAAGAAGGTTCCCAAGTGGCTGAAATTGAGTAAGAAATGA
- the SOV1 gene encoding Sov1p (ancestral locus Anc_2.637), whose protein sequence is MRRSLGLPLRLGVRWIPQTVIAGPIRRFYRKGPELPQSDNLQPKASHSKDQSTEVKTPPLFASSNKERLEDFLSPDVQEKFGFQELDKVSSVEETFLQYLKFISKGFKKSSKHLNRLQTDLSKRTLTSNKKLSLLFDYLLIESDLEIKRLKQGHIEGTDGETSHIPLADDEAESMIMNDVFKSLDSNDGPNKKYLHNTDFLYKIMTDLNVNDEIKIKTDILSIDQMVRAFELAKSMPTEGRKQRGILLAGKLLYSLKKVRMDPINESLYIDSLLRYRLFKSAYELFNSRKPQFRKRWWYELGLMILLRSNQLKSFARLLEEVDKQFKNDIYLNPRVIRLAIKKYLNSGNPLKAMKFKDRFLSIIDEHGISINRNTDENQNVRNFQEEDDVLLFLDELELPTTNDYMAIIESFLHKKDLKTAFKLIAKYLEIPGISEENLKDLITLTKFNLLSNFETLKKSIKPFINSNAAIEKLAMLEPLFSRIVEEFNKAPVGRELLFENVAQLASNPLLTGTVEEFVVKDISSMNDKLGTSKEDSSTPDSKKFYALLRVMLASKKENVALTILEKMEESLQKSQKDQTYLGSQFYAEANAHHYAQFIEYYTLLSRTANRRKRPFYEGKVSDIIDRMSDLKVETNSEFLVKLLTFYRETQNMNRCFEIINPILKSKLFETTMPDVSRSHTYKSRNITKALYSEIWKGYFEYYKIFNKELLRVKKNSNYDTWKHNSKNIIGETEVHPEFSTRLLLKLMVKQDNIMPDPIFFYSIIRTFVKQRDWDVIPVVLSMMVKQFDTKVGKIHMEYIMRALKKEYVIVETNKNRTNDKDFEITRIAAKEEIIRQKKEGLILKQIKPNQVFYKRLLVEIIRFLRFRESVTYSFEETFTFYDNMDIDKHDFKKSLTNVSKSSDNN, encoded by the coding sequence ATGAGAAGATCACTAGGTCTTCCACTACGCCTAGGTGTAAGATGGATACCTCAAACTGTGATAGCAGGACCAATACGAAGATTTTACAGAAAAGGGCCTGAGTTGCCGCAATCTGATAATCTTCAACCTAAGGCATCTCATTCGAAAGATCAATCTACCGAAGTAAAAACTCCCCCGTTATTTGCTTCATCCAATAAAGAGAGGCTAGAAGACTTTCTTAGTCCTGACGtacaagaaaaatttggttTCCAAGAACTAGATAAAGTGAGTTCTGTCGAGGAAACTTTCttacaatatttaaagTTTATTAGTAAAGGGTTTAAAAAAAGTAGCAAGCATCTTAATCGACTACAAACTGATTTAAGTAAACGAACTTTAACTTccaataaaaaattatcaCTTTTGTTTGATTATCTACTGATAGAATCCGATTTGGAAATTAAGCGTCTTAAGCAAGGTCATATCGAGGGTACTGATGGCGAGACCTCTCATATCCCTTTAGCAGATGACGAAGCTGAATCAATGATCATGAATGATGTTTTTAAATCGTTGGATTCGAATGATGGACCCAACAAAAAGTATTTGCACAATACagattttctttataaGATAATGACCGATTTGAATGtcaatgatgaaattaaaatcaaGACGGATATTCTTTCCATCGATCAAATGGTACGGGCTTTTGAGCTTGCCAAATCAATGCCCACAGAGGGAAGAAAGCAAAGGGGTATACTTCTAGCGGGGAAATTATTATACTCATTAAAGAAAGTTCGAATGGATCCCATTAATGAATCTCTCTATATTGATTCACTATTAAGATATCGTTTGTTTAAATCAGCTTATGAATTATTCAACAGTCGGAAACCACAATTCAGAAAAAGATGGTGGTATGAATTGGgattgatgattttacTCCGATCCAATCAACTTAAATCGTTTGCGAGACTACTAGAAGAAGTGGATAAgcaatttaaaaatgatatttatCTAAACCCTCGTGTAATAAGACTTGcaattaagaaatatttaaattctgGCAACCCTCTCAAGGCAATGAAGTTTAAAGATAGATTTCTTTCCATTATCGATGAGCATGGCATCAGTATAAATAGAAATACTGATGAGAATCAAAACGtcagaaattttcaagaagaggatgacGTTTTATTATTCCTGGATGAGTTAGAATTGCCAACAACGAATGACTACATGGCGATTATCGAGAGTTTTCTACATaagaaagatttgaaaacgGCATTTAAACTTATTGccaaatatttagaaaTCCCAGGAATCTCGGAGGAGAACCTGAAAGATTTGATAACCTTAACTAAGTTTAATCTTCTCTCTAATTTTGAAACACTTAAAAAATCCATTAAACCCTTTATCAACAGCAATGCTGCTATTGAGAAACTGGCAATGTTAGAACCACTTTTTAGTAGAATAGTAGAAGAATTTAACAAAGCCCCTGTAGGAAGGGAACTGCtgtttgaaaatgttgCGCAATTAGCGTCTAACCCATTATTAACAGGAACTGTCGAAGAATTTGTCGTTAAggatatttcttcaatgaatgatAAACTAGGGACATCTAAAGAAGATTCATCAACTCCAGACTCCAAAAAATTTTACGCATTATTGAGAGTTATGCTAGCATCTAAAAAAGAGAATGTTGCGTTAACAATTCTCgaaaaaatggaagaatCATTACAGAAAAGTCAGAAAGACCAAACGTATTTAGGAAGTCAGTTTTATGCCGAAGCTAATGCCCATCATTATGCacaatttattgaatattatacTCTATTATCTAGAACAGCTAATAGAAGAAAACGTCCATTTTATGAAGGAAAGGTTAGCGATATCATTGATAGAATGTCTGACTTAAAAGTTGAAACAAATTCAGAATTCTTAGTTAAACTGCTAACGTTTTATAGAGAAACTCAAAATATGAACAGATGTTTCGAAATTATTAACCCCATACtcaaatcaaaattatttgaaacaacaatGCCGGACGTTAGTAGATCGCATACTTATAAATCCAGAAATATTACTAAGGCGCTATACTCTGAAATTTGGAAAGGGTATTTTGAGTATTACaagatattcaataaaGAGCTGTTGAGAGTTAAGAAAAATTCTAATTATGATACATGGAAGCACAACTCtaagaatattattggaGAAACTGAAGTTCATCCAGAATTTTCCAcaagattattattgaaacttATGGTTAAGCAAGACAATATTATGCCTGAcccaattttcttttattctATCATAAGAACATTTGTTAAACAAAGGGATTGGGATGTAATTCCTGTTGTTTTATCTATGATGGTAAAACAATTTGATACCAAAGTGGGGAAAATTCATATGGAATATATAATGCGGgctttgaagaaggaataTGTTATTGTAGAAACTAATAAGAACCGTACTAATGATAAGGACTTCGAAATAACTCGAATAGCTGCTaaggaagaaattataaggcaaaagaaagaaggaTTGATTCTAAAACAAATTAAGCCAAATCAAGTGTTTTACAAAAGACTCCTGGTTGAAATAATACGTTTCTTAAGGTTTAGGGAGTCAGTGACGTATAGCTTTGAAGAAACGTTCACTTTTTATGACAATATGGATATTGATAAGCATGATTTCAAAAAGTCACTAACGAACGTAAGCAAGTCTAGTGACAATAATTAA